The Malus domestica chromosome 08, GDT2T_hap1 genomic interval CTCGTCTTCATCTTCCAAACCTTCTTCCTCGTTCTCCTCCGCGTCCTTTGACTGCAATGCCTTTGAATACCTGGGTTGAGGCTCAGAACCTCGCTGCATTTGCCAACCGAATATGAATAAGATACAATCTGGCCAGGTTGTTCAGAAACCTAAAACTAATGATTCATCTTCTTGTCTGATGTTGGAATGACATCACAAGATTCACAGAAATTTCAGAGTTGTTATTTTccgttaaaaatattttatgaatATAGCAAAGTTTCCTCACGGGCACATctatactttaaaaaaatagaagtagaaACATCAAACAAGTAATTCAGAAACTGGCAATCAATTTTTTCCAGACCTTAGAGTTTGACTTAGATCTGTTGCTGCCATGATTTGAATTTGATGACTTCTCCTTCACTTGTTTCTTGGCTGTCCCTGTCACAACCTCGAATATTGTTGGAAGTTCATTTATCATATTAAAAAGGCGTTTCCTGCAATGTAGATACCAACATCATATTGGTAAGTGAATTCAAGATCAATAATACGGAGGTGTTGCAACACGAAACCAGAAGAGGTCACAAGAAAATGAGATTTGGATTGTAGTTAGCACTGCAAGCCGCCAAATGAAGGCAATGCTGGATAAGTACAATATCAGTACGGAAATTCACAGAAATAGATAGGCCACATTACAGTTTTTGGCGATGCtctttatttaattttcatttgcaAACAGAACTAACTTTACAGAAATAGGCCACATTACTTCCTTGTACATCagaaatttaaataaaagaCTCCAAAAACTGCAACcgaaaaaaagaatccaaaatcCAAACACCTTCAACTACATTCCTAATAAAGATGTCAGAAGAAAGTAACACAACTATAGCACGATCACCTTCTAAATCTTCCAAAAAAGAACATAATCAATCATTTAAAACAGCTGTGAACAGTCGTAAAGCAAGTAGACTACAAAGCATCAACTTTACTATAGCTCAATCGTGAACAGAGGAATTACACAGCAAACATACAAGGTGCGTGTGCATAGACATTGGAacataaaaagtttaaaaacacACAACGACAGGAAACTATAACATCAGGACGATGATTATGCCCTGACTTGACTTCATGGGAATAAAGAAAGCATTTTGCATGCCATATGCAGAACTGTTGGCCTGACCTAAAATTAAGTGATAACGTCAACTTGAACCCACAATTTGAATCCATTGAATCATACAGAATCAAACCACGCATTTATCATATGGTACAAAGAAGAATACCTATCAGCCTTATCAAATCCAAACCTCGCACCGAAATAAAATGCCACTGCAAGCAACCATGCGTCACTATGGACAGCAACCAAGGATAACCAATCCTTTTCTTGCATCCCATCTCTCGCAAagttgataccaagtgctggctctGGAAGCTCTGGAGGAACTTCCTCCGCAGGCAAATTAACTTCCCACTGCTCACTTGGGAATCCATAAAGGCAAAGATTTTCCTTCTCTGTCATGAAAGATGTTTAAGGTAACGTTACATGCTCTCCGAAAACTAAGGAAGCAATCAAGGTATGAGATAGAAACACGCTTAGAATTAACCATTACAACAGCTTTAAACAGCTGCATTCTCATTTTTCATCAAAATGTATAACACAAGGATAATCAAAATTTcactttttttaacaaaagaacCCAAACCACAGCTGATCGCCTtgaaaaacatttatttatgtCTTTGAGGTGGTAATAAAAAAACTTCCTTCAATAACCGATCAAACCGCAACAATTCAATTCAACTTTCAAAACTTTAATCAGACATGAAAACACAACTAAACTCATTACTCTAACAATTAAACTCATTACTCTTTGCAAAATATGGTTAAGGTTGAATACGATAGAGTGGGAGCCTTGTTGGCCTAGGGTCACCCTTTAACTCTAATAATTTTCGACAAAGAATATATACTTTCTAAGTTTGTATACACTCAACTGATAGTGCATTATTgaaaactaataataataaaatttcttCACATATATTCCAAGAtagtaaataattaatttaccaCTAAAAAACAAGTTGAAAATGGATTATTTATATGATTATTTTCATGAATTACTCAAAAAGCGTATATCAGGGCGCGCCTTGATGCAACGAAAAGGTTGCTACCTAAAAATTACGGGTACAAGCCGTAAAAACAACCTGTTTTGGCATTGATGCGCACGATAGATGTTCCGACTCTCACAAAGCGGAGAGCCTTGACTTAGGTCGCCCTCTACTAAAAAAGCATATATATTTCACACACGTGTCTTAAATACCAGGAATTAttaaaaccagaaaaccctaacTCAGTTATTTCGAAAAAACACATTCTGTCATACaaccatggtctaaaatatctataatatctcgatatttccatcaaaatttcgtgtttttggattaccgatatttttttgAACTATTGATATcgtcgatattttagaccttgctaaatcactcatgtattttaccatgcaatgtataaagtgtaaaatattgttctaattcattatatataaatgattatggtgtgtttaaacttctttcattaattactacatatttgtttgtcagctcgctatataatcaacttaaatcagttatatctatcatgcaaatCATTTCCTTccaaatttttgtgataaactaatagataattgactaaataaacatcctgcaaagtttcaataaaaatttccaggtttttcttacaatttccgtgatttttattcaatttttatcgatatcgataatatctcgatatttccatcgaaatttctgtttttttagactaccgatatttacGATATCATCACGATaccatcgatatttaataccttgcatACAACCAAATACCGCCTGCACTAaatcaaacaattaaaaaaaataaacagaaataaaattaaggaaaaacgCTGACCAGGGTC includes:
- the LOC103423980 gene encoding PHD finger protein ALFIN-LIKE 4-like; this translates as MDGGAPYNPRTVEEVFRDFKGRRAGMIKALTTEVEDFFQQCDPEKENLCLYGFPSEQWEVNLPAEEVPPELPEPALGINFARDGMQEKDWLSLVAVHSDAWLLAVAFYFGARFGFDKADRKRLFNMINELPTIFEVVTGTAKKQVKEKSSNSNHGSNRSKSNSKRGSEPQPRYSKALQSKDAEENEEEGLEDEDEDEHGETLCGACGENYASDEFWICCDICEKWFHGKCVKITPARAEHIKQYKCPSCSNKRAKH